Genomic segment of Siniperca chuatsi isolate FFG_IHB_CAS linkage group LG16, ASM2008510v1, whole genome shotgun sequence:
caggatgtttacagatGTAGTGACACTACTGCCActatcatatctttcacaaatcaacgttttctcgTTTGAGTTCCGACCACGCtaagtagcttttcaaaacaccTGGCTAacgacagtcacaagtagggaagtgctctactgaaaatatgtctctgtcaaccctgaaatgtaaatttgacaatgaaaaccgtcagtttaaccctgcctggactggcaagtatttgtttattttactgccatctccaaacgcctgctattttttattacattcatttgcatttgtttaaaatttgtcattaccataAACTAAAAAATAAGGTTtcaaataggctgctgaaaatgtctgtccCATCTACAgttcctgtttttttaatttggcccaattgaatttaaaattgaAAGGCCCTGAACTATGTGATTTGCTCATAAGTATAGGGGAAATAGAGACAAAGTCCTTCAAGAGTTATTTGAGTTTAGTTAGTTGTGTTGCCTTTATAAGCAGTTGTTGACTTCCAGAGGAAAAGCTCCTTTTAAATCCAAGAAAAATATTCATACAGTCATTATTGGAAACTCTATTCTCCACATTTGCTGAATTGTATGCTTCCCAGtaacacattttacatgtttgcatgttcagctgacctgctgcaCTGACTACAAGAGTGTTTCATCAGCAAttaattgaaattaattaaCTGAAAGTGTATCAATTGAACTTTCAGTTAAGCTACTTTTTAGTTACTACTATACTAAATGTTAAGAAGGTGgcttcttttattaaaaatgtgcaAACATACAAGTTATGAGCCACAAGCCTACaagtacaaaacacacaccCTCGTCTGACGAGCCAGAAGGACtgcaaaatctttaaaaatctatttctcAATCATCAGTAGATCAACAATGTGGTTATGACAAAGTAACGTACTTATCTGTAGTCCAAACAAGATGACAGACGCCACAGTTGAGAGAACAATGGCGGCTGCAGCAGAGAAGCCCTTCATTATGTTGTCTGTGTACTTCACCACCACCGACGTGTACAGACCACCCACACTTGCCAAGACTAGAACCACAAAGAGCAATGTCAGCTAAAATACTGTGAAGCAAAGTTAAATCAAATAGAAAGCTTCCCCAGGTTTAGTCGTACTTACATATTACAAAGCACACCCAGGGTGTGTAACCGAAGAAGAAGCCTTTCTCCAGGACATTATTGCCATCGTTCATGTAAACGCCGATTAGGGTGACCACAATGCCGGAGAGGTACATCTGGATGTTTCTCACCCACAGAGACGTGTCTGAGCTCTTCAACACCTTCTCAAAGTACACACCTTAATCAGAAAGTAGACACAAAACTGTTATAAGTAAATATTGCTCTGACTCctccacaacaacagcaaagcaaataaaatactttACTTTTAAGCAAAAGACATTAGTTGGTATCAGTTTTATGTTTAAGTGCACATAATGTGTTTACTTGGCACAGTGTTTGTTTAGTTACTGAAAGCATTTGTATTATGTGTGATAGCTTAATTCAATAAAGGACAAAAAGGTGAAGCCACTACCAGTCGTTTCCACTGAATCCTGTGCAAATTTTACCTGCAAATCCAGAGCAAAGGACAGCAATAGCAATGGCCATGAACCCGACAAAAGGATTTTGCTCAAtctggaaaaaaaggaaatggtaTGAGCAACCAGACAGATGGTATATAGCACCTGTAGTCTGACTAGATGCAGGTAATAAAAAGCACATTCCATGATAGTGAGTCGGGACATGGATTATAACTGAGTCACCAGGACGGTTACAACATTTAAAGTCTAACTTGTGCCACCCCCACCTGAATTTTAGTGGCCTCTGCAGACTTCCATTGGACGAGTGTTACGCCCCCGCAGAGTGTGAAGACAGAGAACCACTGCAGCCGGCTGAGAGAGCGGCTCAGCATGAGGACTGTACACAAGGCCGTGCACGGGATCTTCAGCTGATAGGTCACCTACACAGGAAAACACAAGTTAGGTCTAATATCTATTGATTTTTCCCCCCCTATTTATAGAGGAAAGGTGGACGGAGCATTCCTTTTCACAATGATACAGCTccccacatactgtagatattaGGGGAACTGCTGAAAATAACCACTACTATTAGACACTGGGCAACTATTTGTTTTCACAATGAACTTTCACACATTGGAGGGGTCAATGTTCCTGTATTGGAAGTTTAGTTTCTGTAAATGTGCTCTATATTGTTAGCATTGTGTGAACATTTCCAacattttctggcattttacagactaaatgattaaaataaataaatcagcagtttaactgataatgaaaatattcgtTAATTTCACCTCTAGTATTTAGTTGTGGGTGCAGCAGACAACAGGTTTACCAACAATCCACAACCAAGTATTGTGTTTGAacataaggaaaaaaaaacaggattcATACCTGATAAACGGCTGCATCGAGGTTACTCAAGGCAAGAAAGGCCATGTTATTCTGAACTGCATACACTACCGAGGGCACGCTCAGCTTCAGCAGCTCTTTTGGGCTGCAGAATATATGTTCCACTATGACGTTCTTCAGTCTGACAGGGCTTCCTGTTTCTctgggagaggagaaaaaagtgtAAATACTTTGGATGATTCACTTAAATATACATGAATTCCACTCCAAGTCGTTGACTCACTGTTCTTGAATCTGAAGCACAGACGACTGAGAACACTGTCTGGCATGCTTGCAAAGCTCAGGCCCTCTGACCCAAATTTTGTTGTTATTccaaagttacaaaaaaaaagcaaggcTGCTTTCTTTCCCAAATATCTGAGAATTGCTGAAactgttgacattttcaaatggaTACTTAAAACTTACCTCTTGTCTTTGATGTTTTAAAGCcttgtttatgttattttaattatagGTTTAGGGGAATAGAAGCAATTCATGTGATTCTGGTCCCTGTTGTTACATCCCACCTGACCAATAATACTTGCTCTCATTGAGAACAAATTACATCCCTCTACCTCCTGCCTGTCTTATGTGATATGTGTAAATTATCAATTCATCTGCCAATTATTCTTAatggattaatcatttggtctataaaatgcaagaaaatagtgaaatgtGCCAGCCACAATTTCCTTAAGCCCAAGGTGACTTCTTCGTATTGCTCGTTTTGTCCGACAGACACTCCAAACACCAAAGATATTtggtttactatcacataaaacaaagaaaagcaacaagtCCTCCCAATTTAGAATCAGTAACTGAGGAAAccttggcatttttgcttgaaaattacTTTCAAACAAATCAATTAAGAGTCCTGTGGTCAAcagtgtagagctgaaatgacaGAATTTTGacagcagctattttgatagTTGATTAACTGTTCAAAGACATcatgtttatctgtgacatgttaaaatgtcatgtaaaaAGGAGCACAAATAGAGAAGAGTTGTTAAGTCATCAAATGTACTCATTAATGTTAGTTACACA
This window contains:
- the slc35a1 gene encoding CMP-sialic acid transporter isoform X1; the encoded protein is MAGENVSVIFKVYCLTVMTLVAATYTVALRYTRTISTGDLYFSTTAVCITEVIKLILSLGMLSKETGSPVRLKNVIVEHIFCSPKELLKLSVPSVVYAVQNNMAFLALSNLDAAVYQVTYQLKIPCTALCTVLMLSRSLSRLQWFSVFTLCGGVTLVQWKSAEATKIQIEQNPFVGFMAIAIAVLCSGFAGVYFEKVLKSSDTSLWVRNIQMYLSGIVVTLIGVYMNDGNNVLEKGFFFGYTPWVCFVIFLASVGGLYTSVVVKYTDNIMKGFSAAAAIVLSTVASVILFGLQITIPFATGAILVCVSIYLYGLPKQDTSKLSRQDTDKESKQRLINVG
- the slc35a1 gene encoding CMP-sialic acid transporter isoform X2 is translated as MAGENVSVIFKVYCLTVMTLVAATYTVALRYTRTISTGDLYFSTTAVCITEVIKLILSLGMLSKETGSPVRLKNVIVEHIFCSPKELLKLSVPSVVYAVQNNMAFLALSNLDAAVYQVTYQLKIPCTALCTVLMLSRSLSRLQWFSVFTLCGGVTLVQWKSAEATKIQIEQNPFVGFMAIAIAVLCSGFAGVYFEKVLKSSDTSLWVRNIQMYLSGIVVTLIGVYMNDGNNVLEKGFFFGYTPWVCFVIFLASVGGLYTSVVVKYTDNIMKGFSAAAAIVLSTVASVILFGLQITIPFATGAILVCVSIYLYGLPKQDTSKLSRQDTDKESKQRLINV